A region from the Benincasa hispida cultivar B227 chromosome 10, ASM972705v1, whole genome shotgun sequence genome encodes:
- the LOC120088876 gene encoding high mobility group B protein 1-like, whose product MRALRSAVVSRKKLNAQMLKQRKTEMKSTKSKKATKKDQNAPKRPATAFFVFMEEFRKTFKEEFPDAKAGPVVGKAGGEKWKSMSDTEKAPYAEKALRRKAEYEIALEAYKKNLNCCADAEAEIEMPTESQKSTSEVHDDAEQEASSSS is encoded by the exons ATGAGAGCTCTCAGAAGCGCCGTCGTCAGTCGCAAGAAGCTTAACGCACa GATGCTGAAGCAGAGAAAGACTGAGATGAAATCCACGAAAAGCAAAAAAGCCACGAAGAAAGATCAAAATGCTCCGAAACGTCCAGCTACAGCCTTCTTCGTTTTCAT GGAGGAATTCAGAAAGACGTTCAAGGAGGAGTTTCCTGATGCAAAAGCTGGTCCAGTG GTCGGCAAAGCTGGTGGTGAGAAATGGAAGTCGATGTCTGATACT GAAAAAGCTCCTTACGCTGAAAAAGCTTTGCGAAGGAAGGCAGAGTATGAGATAGCTCTTGAAGCTTACAAGAAGAATCTC AATTGCTGCGCGGACGCTGAAGCTGAAATTGAAATGCCAACTGAATCACAGAAATCAACCTCTGAGGTCCATGATGACGCAGAGCAGGAAGCTAGCTCTAGCTCTTAG